A genome region from endosymbiont of Acanthamoeba sp. UWC8 includes the following:
- a CDS encoding methylated-DNA--[protein]-cysteine S-methyltransferase → MTKYYSNITTKLGDILLLSDSENITGLYFVKEKYIPQLKLEWQNDSELEILKLAEKQLKEYSCGNRRKFEIPYSFIKFTEFQKKVWEELSKIPYGKTITYKELANNIGASNSIRAVAAAVGRNPISLIVPCHRVIGSNNSLTGYAGGIELKHSILTLEGIRNITI, encoded by the coding sequence ATGACAAAATATTATTCTAATATTACTACAAAGCTAGGAGATATACTTTTATTATCGGATTCGGAAAATATAACTGGACTATATTTTGTTAAAGAAAAATATATTCCCCAACTCAAACTGGAGTGGCAAAATGACTCGGAACTGGAGATATTAAAATTAGCTGAAAAGCAGCTTAAAGAATATTCATGCGGGAATAGAAGAAAATTTGAAATACCTTATAGTTTCATAAAGTTCACCGAATTTCAAAAAAAAGTATGGGAAGAGCTCAGTAAAATACCTTACGGAAAAACTATAACCTATAAGGAACTGGCAAATAATATCGGTGCTTCGAATAGCATTCGAGCCGTGGCGGCGGCAGTCGGAAGAAATCCGATTTCATTAATTGTGCCTTGCCATCGTGTTATAGGTAGCAATAATTCTCTTACCGGATATGCCGGTGGAATAGAGCTAAAGCACTCTATTCTAACTTTGGAAGGAATTAGAAATATAACTATTTAA
- the hemH gene encoding ferrochelatase: protein MNKFKKAVVLFNLGGPDSLDAVKPFLFNLFYDKAILNIPNPFRFLLAIFISSRRAEYAKKIYEKIGGKSPILELTKLQADALELSLNKESGNEFKVFIAMRCWHPLTEDVVSRVKDFNPDEVILLPLYPQFSTTTTASSISHWHKTAHKFNLHAPSRTVCCYPQNQGFIDAYVDLTRKKYEEAVNIAHPIILFSAHGIPLNRVKAGDPYEWQVNQTVKAIVEGLNIENLDYKICYQSKVGPLEWLKPATEDEIIKASTDKKPIVVVPIAFVSEHSETIVELDMMYKELAEQNSCPGYFRVEAVGTHPKFIEGLAELCLNQDNNSYINNNIKECSQKFSKCPCSN, encoded by the coding sequence ATGAATAAATTCAAGAAAGCAGTAGTATTATTTAACTTAGGTGGGCCCGATAGTTTAGATGCAGTGAAACCCTTTTTGTTTAATTTGTTTTATGATAAAGCTATTTTAAATATTCCAAATCCTTTCAGGTTTCTACTTGCCATATTTATTTCCTCAAGGCGGGCTGAATACGCAAAGAAAATATATGAAAAAATAGGCGGCAAATCTCCTATCTTAGAACTGACAAAGCTTCAGGCAGATGCCTTAGAATTAAGCTTGAATAAGGAGAGCGGCAATGAATTCAAAGTTTTTATTGCGATGAGATGCTGGCATCCTTTAACTGAAGATGTGGTGAGTAGAGTAAAAGATTTTAATCCTGATGAAGTTATTTTACTTCCCCTGTATCCGCAGTTTTCCACTACCACTACCGCTTCCTCAATTTCACATTGGCATAAAACCGCACATAAATTTAACTTGCATGCGCCCTCTAGAACAGTTTGCTGCTATCCACAAAACCAAGGTTTTATTGATGCATATGTTGATTTGACTCGAAAAAAATATGAAGAAGCAGTTAATATTGCACATCCTATAATTCTATTTTCAGCACACGGCATCCCTCTTAATCGTGTTAAAGCGGGAGATCCTTATGAATGGCAGGTAAACCAAACAGTAAAAGCAATTGTAGAAGGTTTGAATATAGAAAATTTAGACTATAAAATTTGCTATCAAAGTAAAGTGGGACCTCTGGAATGGCTTAAACCTGCCACCGAAGACGAGATAATAAAAGCAAGTACTGATAAGAAACCTATTGTTGTGGTGCCTATAGCATTTGTTTCAGAACATTCGGAAACTATAGTTGAGTTGGATATGATGTATAAGGAGTTGGCTGAACAAAACAGCTGCCCTGGATATTTCAGGGTTGAAGCGGTTGGTACTCATCCAAAGTTTATTGAAGGCCTTGCAGAACTTTGTCTAAATCAGGATAATAATTCATATATTAATAATAATATAAAAGAATGCTCACAAAAATTTAGCAAATGTCCATGTTCTAATTAA
- a CDS encoding SDR family NAD(P)-dependent oxidoreductase, which produces MANYLIIAGTSRIGQSVAQDLLKSGNTVFITGRNKEKTKKIADELGNVQYEILDATDFDAVNLCFAKVKSLCGELHGVVNCAGSFLLKPAHLTTREEFDLNINANLTSAFAVVRAAGEHMLNGGSVVLISSAVAKIGLASHEAMAAAKAGVIGLMMSAAASYAHQNLRFNAVAPGLVETDMSKKVTSNPLTLEASKKMHPLGRIGTPDEAARLITFLLAEENSWITGQAISIDGGISTIQPKVKI; this is translated from the coding sequence ATGGCAAATTATCTGATAATTGCGGGAACTAGTAGGATTGGTCAATCAGTAGCACAAGATTTGCTTAAATCTGGAAACACCGTTTTCATTACCGGCAGAAATAAGGAAAAAACCAAAAAAATTGCAGATGAACTCGGTAACGTTCAATATGAAATCTTGGATGCAACTGATTTTGATGCAGTAAATTTATGCTTTGCAAAAGTTAAATCATTATGCGGTGAGCTTCATGGAGTGGTAAATTGTGCCGGCTCGTTCTTACTCAAGCCCGCACACTTAACAACACGGGAAGAATTTGATTTAAACATAAATGCTAATTTAACTTCAGCTTTCGCAGTCGTAAGGGCAGCCGGAGAACATATGTTAAACGGCGGATCGGTTGTTCTTATCTCTTCGGCGGTGGCTAAAATCGGGCTTGCGAGCCATGAGGCAATGGCTGCGGCTAAAGCCGGGGTCATTGGCCTTATGATGTCAGCCGCTGCAAGTTATGCACATCAAAACTTAAGGTTTAATGCAGTAGCCCCGGGACTTGTGGAAACTGATATGTCTAAAAAAGTTACCTCTAACCCGCTTACCCTTGAAGCATCAAAGAAAATGCATCCATTAGGAAGAATCGGAACCCCCGATGAAGCGGCAAGATTAATCACCTTCCTGCTTGCTGAAGAAAACAGCTGGATTACCGGGCAAGCAATTAGTATTGACGGCGGCATAAGCACTATCCAGCCGAAAGTTAAAATTTAG
- a CDS encoding VOC family protein, with protein MNNNEITAEGLNHLSTMISVKDANEAVKFYVEVFGFKAHEVTNDREGNVVFARLVYKGINLMIAPPNPIEEEDFMSPPVSSNCPPQVSFYVYCDNLEESYCKAKDYGLKFLHGKEIKFWGDKAFRVLDPNGYIWNFATKFAEHDATKVPREVL; from the coding sequence ATGAACAATAATGAGATTACCGCAGAAGGTTTAAATCACCTTTCTACTATGATTAGTGTTAAAGATGCTAATGAAGCAGTAAAATTCTATGTTGAGGTATTCGGATTTAAAGCACATGAGGTTACCAATGACCGAGAGGGAAATGTTGTATTTGCAAGGCTGGTTTATAAAGGGATTAACCTAATGATCGCCCCTCCAAATCCTATTGAAGAGGAAGATTTTATGTCACCTCCCGTTTCAAGTAACTGTCCTCCGCAAGTTAGCTTTTATGTTTATTGTGATAATCTTGAAGAAAGCTACTGCAAAGCAAAAGATTATGGGCTAAAATTTCTTCATGGTAAAGAAATAAAATTTTGGGGTGATAAAGCTTTTAGAGTATTAGATCCAAACGGATATATCTGGAATTTTGCGACCAAGTTCGCTGAGCATGATGCAACTAAAGTACCTCGCGAAGTGTTATAA